The DNA region cccatcatatattttatctttaagctGTATCCACccagacggccttgcacaaaaccctaacaCCAAGCAGGTAgtacatttatgtaattaatccTAAATTTTCCGCTAAGTTATTTTAGCTCTAAGCTACACAAACGAAGACGAAATAGGTCCACTAATTCTCAGGTAACTTAACTGAACATAAACTTCGTTAGCTTCGATTATTACGTAGATGTACATAGACTGTCGAAGATTAGTAAAGTTGTATAACGTTTGTTGTATGTCAAGCATAGTTGTCACGCACACCaggataataaatttaactcgtttgttttagttattttgtactGTAAAACTCTTATCTAGACATAAAACGAATCTAAGCTCGTAGTTTGTAGGTTCCTAAATTGCTTTCAAGTGAATTAATtgtgacaattattatttaacatattattcaaaTGAGGGCTGAAAGCGGACACAGTTTCCCACGACGAATTGTTTACAGTTTCGTATTTTAAGTGACGTTCAAACGATTACAGTTGTGATTTCGTAAGAATTTTTAAAGTGTTGTTCAAGTGTGTACGACTAGTATGAAAGTTCTCATATAAATCACGTAAgcaaatactttttttcaaaatgtaaataacacTGAAATCATGATTTGATTCTGCACGCCACTCGAGCAAGTAAATCCATGGCGAGGTAACAAGCCCTAGCAATGGGATTTCTCATAAATATATGCAAGGGTTATTAAGGGTTAGtagcaaatttatattttatatataattatcccTAAAGTCTGGCTGAGACTTGAGCGTTCTAATATCAAGATCTACCAGTTCTATTCCAATAAGAAATTAGTTTTAGGGCTTTATGCAGGTAGTTAGGTAGTCCCTCCCTGGGTAGGTTACTCAttgatcatatattttaccaccaagcagcgacatttagtattgttgtttttcggCTTAAAGAGTGATTGAGCCGTGTAATGTCGGTGGCGCAGTAGTAGTATAAGgaatcgttatatttttttaccgcgctaatgtctatgggcagaggTGATTCCTTCATgcacttaaaaaaagaaaaaaatatcataagatTCGGTTGATATAATCTGTAGAGTCTCAGTTACAGTCTCATACACAGTTGATAAAGAGCGGtacagttataataaaatatataaaagtactaTACAAGCTTATACGAGTCCCTAAAAATGTAACGCGTGctgcaaaatataaatttccaaGGGTAGtttggaaaattaaaaagtgaacACTATTAAAACACATTCGATCGATCTAAATAACTTATCTTCACTTACgcctcattattttataaaataataggtaGTTTAAGAAATTGCTAATACCTTCGCTATTGCTAGGCGGCTTATAAGCCGTTTTGTAATTGATAGTTAGTCAATAGATTCATTAACTTAAATTGTACCAAACTATTTTTTACATGGGCAATTTCTGGTGCCTACCAAatatcaggtagcccatttgtcaATCTATCtactaatgttaaataaataataaaaatattacctgtAATATAAagacactatttttatttttttcagctaGCTGGTATAGCGCTAATAGGACTGGGTGTCGCCGTTGAACTGCAAGTATCAGAGGTGACCGAAATATTTGAGGACTCGCAGATATTCCAGCTGACACCGATCGGAGCCATCGTCGTAGGATGTATCGTGTTCATTGTTGCATTCTTCGGATGCTGCGGTGCCATTAGGGAGAGCAATTGCATGCTCGTCACTGtaagttactttactttttttattaaagattaatgCATGTTTTAAGGAAACTAGTAATAATCTTGCTTTGCCCACGAATTAAGCGTAAAGCGTGCTTACTCTCTCCTAACGCAAGCTTACGACAATAAGAAAATCAAAAGAAACTTATTCTAAGATTTTTCGAAtcgccatttaaaaaaaatatattaattataaaaactaccaccggttcggagcgCAAATTTGAATGCGAAGTCAGTTAACCTTTACAGTGCTGCGCTATCATTTTTAGTGTCGCTGAAATAAGGGTGGAATGCGCAAATGGTGGACCCCTAGTGGAGTTTTTCCGCCTATAAGGGATGAAAGTGGACCTCTTACGCAGCACTTAATTTCGCAGTACATACAcccattttataaagtaattaatttgttttacagtACGCTATATTTATGATCGTTCTAATGATCTTGAAAATAACGCTGGCTACGTTGATATTTGTGAAACAAGACGAACTCTTGGATGACATTCCGCGCTGGTTGACGGAAGGTTTCTCCAGGGATCCAGTAGCATTCCAGAGCATCGAAAGATCAGTAAGTCCATTTTACTTTATGATTGTttgaaccaaaataaaaattaagttttacggAAGTTATCGTACCGtatcataataattgtatcaacatatgtatatcaatCAGTGAGattttatgacttaaatgtatctttatacaatttgacccgacattgtagcaatgattttatgttatttgacattaataaattcatatatagatttaagttgacagagggtactatgtacctaccaataaaatcgagaagacaaattggtaacctaatagcttacaatatcaataattattttatgcctaatgttaccaaggatcatatgcataataaaaataacaatttaatttatattaacactgataaaagtaatttaaattgaattttaagacaaaagagatagtctctggctcaagtattattaatactaatattaatttacctaatagtaatttaaccttggataaattcctaaatcttaaaattagaaataatcaaaacaataataatagtaaacttgtaaacctggtgcaccaaaacattcaaggaatgacaggaaaagatttagaaattgagttattcataaacagtaatgccattgatattttatgtataacagaacattggcttgtaaattatcagtttatgtttaactttagtggtcaccagatggctagtatgttcaatagaaaaaaagctatacgtggtggctcattaatacttattaacaaaaatctaaaatttaaagaacgtaaggatgttgtgagcctttctattgagcagactattgaaatagcctgtgcagagcttgagcatgtcattgttgtatgcgtatacagacctcctagcgggttatatgaagcatttgagaaaatattggaaagtgcattattgaaattatctggatcaagtaaatatatttttatttgtggtgacttcaacataaatttattagaaaactgtagcacaagtattagattcagatcattattatattcatataacctcattaacttattcttagagccaactagaatcactgaatccactggaacatgtattgacaacatatttaccaactgtgtacctaatcataaatgtattataaatatgttaagttctgatcattgtggacagttggcttcatttaatttgcaaataaataacaatgctaaggatttaaaacagacatttgttccaatcaatttgtatcgaattgagaagttcagaagtaatatcatggcaaagctctcatatttacaattaaatgataattctaatgagctttataacaatttttttaaattaattaaaacagaatttaatgccatatttacttccaagacagtctattctaggaattttcttaaatttaatgattgggcgactgtcggaattcacaagagtaggcagaggttgtatgaactttatagtgaaagatcatacaaccggtctttttcatttatcagttatgttagtgcctactctaaactattcaaacgtgtatgtcatacagctaaatcattgcatataaaaaaaaaaattattgaggcacctgataaaattaaaatgacatggaaaattattaattgtgaaactggaagagtcaaaaataacatctccgactttagcttatctattgacaacaatttattttcctcagatcgggatgttgcaactgtttttgaaaatttttttgctgacattccattttcgacaactaactcattaaattcctctcctaccgttgctgaatcattattaaaaaaccatgtggaagaatgtaatattagctttaaatttaatacagtaagtgtaagtgatgtaataagttccttcagatcactagatattaagaaaacggccgatctgtgggggatctctgtcaaggtagtcaattcaataattgatgtaatcgcaccctaccttgtcactatatttaataaatgtgtccttagtggcgtgtttcctgacctcatgaaacatagtagagtattaccaatatttaaatcaggtagtacatcagaccccaacaactataggcccatctctgtactaccaactcttagcaagatctttgaaaagttgttactaaatcaaatgctagtacattttaacaataacaagttgctacacaagaaacaatttggatttacaaggggtcgctcgacaactgacgctggtgttgagctcgttaaaaatatttacagggcctgggaggagtcacaggatgctttagggatattttgtgatttatctaaggcctttgattgtgtgcaacacgaaactttggtcaggaagctacgtcattatggaattagggacactgcactcagtcttctgatttcgtatctgagcaatcgcattcagagggttgatgtaaatggaaagagatctcccgggtctccagttactgtgggggtccctcaaggatcaattcttggaccatttctcttccttgtttatataaatgacctgccacatctcctaggtgataaactcgagatagtattgtttgctgatgatacttctttaatttttaaaataaaaagacgtctttcaatatatgacgatgtgaacaatactctctctgaaatagtaaattggtttagtgttaataatttaatgttaaatagtaaaaagactaaatgtattaaattcactactcccaatgtaagatgtgtcaaaacgagtgtacgtttaaacggggaagcattagatgttttagaatcaacagagttccttggtatgacaatagactctaagctccaatggggcccccatataaataaattggcgaatagacttagctctgcagcctatgcggtaaaaaaaattagacttttgactgatgtggatacggcacgccttgtgtacttcagttatttccatagtataatgtcgtatggcatcctactctggggtaatgcagctgacattaatactatttttgtactgcagaagagggctattcgtgcaatttataacctggtcccaaaagattcgttaagaggtaaatttaaagaaattaaaataatgactgtcgcttctcaatttgtttttgataatgttatgtatgtacgcaaaaacataaatgattttcccagaaattgtgacgtacattctattaacactaggaacaagaataaacttgttactccaagtacccgattacacagggttagtaactcttttttggggcaacgtatacgtttttacaacaggatcccagaaaacgttcaaaattattcaattataaaattcaaaaaagtcgttaaagagcgtttgtgtgctaaaggatattacaacactaatgactttttagttgactgcacaccttgggaatgaaatgatcgcctccaggctgtttcaaacaactaatatatacttatcattgtacctacatggaaaatggttaaaaaaaattaaaaaaaatatatcccgctgagtttctttcgccggttcttctcaggtccgaggtgctaaattccgaaccggtggtagatttttgacaatcaataagcaagtgcaaacacttctatattgaataaagatttttgactttgactttgactttgagatcACTGATATATTATGACCACAAACGGCTAATTCACttcttaaattatcttttaagatGACTACCCCCAAAAAAATGTACTGCTGGAAAGACTGCCGACCCGACTTGTTAGGTCCCTGCACaacatttttagttattttaccgcTAAGCTTACCAGTTaccttccttttttaaataaatatgtaatataattttatctatttacagTTCAAGTGCTGCGGTCCTATGGGCCCTGCCTCCTACCTCTCTCTCACTCTGCCGGAGTCCTGCTGTGCCCGTATACCTTGCACCGTTGTCAACGCCTACTCTGGTTGCAATTCCATTGTCCAAGACTTCTTCCAGACCTTTGGATTGGCCATTGGGGTTGTGGCCATCATCGTTGTGGCTATTGAGGTGAGTTGACGTTTATGCGTCACTTATAAGCAGTTacgtaaaaagaaaatttaatagacTGCGTTTGTTATCTTTACTTGCtggttttatgttattttcaaattttaatcttGGATAGATGTATAATTTACTCAACGATTCTTTTGCAATCGATCGGTTTATTTTCATGAAATACCAATAAATTCTATACTAAGAGACACTCTTTGATACTTTGCAGTATAAGTagtagatgttttaaaaaaactcacgtttaactaaaatgtatttataaaatatatagtaatataaaaaatattccaagaaTACgaatttcgattaaaaaaatatcctaaattattttgaaagataAACAGCTTTATTGTGTAGTAAATAgaacttgttttgttttatgttatgattttatttatctccATTACAATCGTTCGTATAATCtacattgatataaaaacaaaggtTACGTTTTTGggtgataatttataataaatataatttacattaaaaaatattttataatttaagcagATAGCTTTTTAAGTCGATAGGATATTACGaagcataatatataatatcaagagccgagatggcccagtggttagaacgcgtgcatcttaaccgataatttcgggttcaaacccaggcaggcaccactgaattttcatgtgcttaatttgtgtttataattcatctcgtgctcggcggtgaagtaaaacacgaacgcgatgtaaggaatgtttaatgaCGTCGTCATTGTCTGTGGACAATGGTGACCAGTGACCAGTGACCTACcaacaacaaaa from Vanessa atalanta chromosome 14, ilVanAtal1.2, whole genome shotgun sequence includes:
- the LOC125068659 gene encoding 23 kDa integral membrane protein-like, with translation MGCGEFLVKYILFFANLFFALAGIALIGLGVAVELQVSEVTEIFEDSQIFQLTPIGAIVVGCIVFIVAFFGCCGAIRESNCMLVTYAIFMIVLMILKITLATLIFVKQDELLDDIPRWLTEGFSRDPVAFQSIERSFKCCGPMGPASYLSLTLPESCCARIPCTVVNAYSGCNSIVQDFFQTFGLAIGVVAIIVVAIELIAVVFGLCLANHARNKSRRTHY